One Solirubrobacter pauli DNA segment encodes these proteins:
- a CDS encoding Tm-1-like ATP-binding domain-containing protein, which yields MPAVALIGTLDTKGDEIAYVRARLEALRVDAVVIDSGILGEPGCVADIGREEVAAAGGHVLADVQAAGSRGAAVSLMVDGVRALVVRLFAEGRVQGVLCLGGAEGALLGAAAMQALPVGVPKLLVSPSASGRRTFAAFVGESDVCVMHSVVDILGLNGISRPIFDNAAAAMAGMVHDAGSALGTLGEHCVGVTMLGQTTPGVMRLRDQLVRAGHEPVIFHANGVGGPAMEHLCEEGALQGVVDYTLSEVANSLKDGMHATGPERLTIAGRLGLPQVVVPGCVDFFNQGPRDSLPLAYRSRKAYFHNPVMTLVRLDRDECAELGAIVAERLNRATGPVHVVAPTRGFSLADAEGGDLWDPEADAAFLDALSGGLRAEIPYEAVDAHVDDHDFADVVASRYLALVGAYA from the coding sequence ATGCCCGCCGTCGCCCTGATCGGGACCCTCGATACCAAGGGCGACGAGATCGCGTACGTGCGCGCGCGCCTGGAGGCGCTGCGCGTCGACGCCGTCGTGATCGACAGCGGCATCCTCGGCGAGCCCGGCTGCGTCGCCGACATCGGCCGCGAGGAGGTGGCCGCCGCGGGCGGCCACGTGCTGGCCGACGTGCAGGCCGCCGGCTCACGCGGAGCGGCCGTGTCGTTGATGGTGGACGGCGTCCGGGCGCTGGTCGTGCGCCTCTTCGCCGAAGGGCGCGTCCAGGGCGTGCTCTGCCTGGGCGGTGCCGAAGGCGCCCTGCTCGGGGCCGCCGCGATGCAGGCGCTGCCCGTGGGCGTGCCGAAGCTGCTGGTCTCGCCGAGCGCGAGCGGGCGGCGGACGTTCGCCGCGTTCGTCGGCGAGAGCGACGTCTGCGTCATGCACTCGGTCGTCGACATCCTCGGCCTCAACGGCATCTCGCGCCCGATCTTCGACAACGCGGCGGCGGCGATGGCCGGCATGGTCCACGACGCCGGCTCGGCGCTCGGGACGCTCGGCGAGCACTGCGTCGGCGTGACGATGCTCGGCCAGACGACGCCGGGCGTGATGCGCCTGCGCGACCAGCTCGTGCGCGCCGGCCACGAGCCCGTGATCTTCCACGCCAACGGCGTCGGCGGCCCGGCGATGGAGCACCTGTGCGAGGAGGGCGCGCTGCAGGGCGTCGTCGACTACACGCTCTCGGAGGTCGCGAACTCGCTCAAGGACGGGATGCACGCGACGGGTCCGGAGCGGCTGACGATCGCCGGCCGGCTCGGCCTCCCCCAGGTCGTCGTGCCGGGCTGCGTGGACTTCTTCAACCAGGGCCCGCGCGACTCGCTGCCGCTCGCCTACCGCTCCCGCAAGGCCTACTTCCACAACCCGGTGATGACGCTGGTGCGTCTGGACCGCGACGAGTGCGCCGAGCTGGGCGCGATCGTGGCCGAGCGGCTGAACCGCGCCACCGGGCCCGTGCACGTCGTCGCGCCCACGCGCGGGTTCTCGCTGGCCGACGCCGAGGGCGGCGACCTGTGGGACCCGGAGGCCGACGCCGCGTTCCTCGACGCGCTCTCCGGTGGCCTGCGCGCGGAGATCCCGTACGAAGCCGTCGACGCCCACGTCGACGACCACGACTTCGCCGACGTGGTCGCGTCCCGTTACCTCGCCCTTGTCGGAGCTTATGCCTGA
- a CDS encoding Gfo/Idh/MocA family protein — MSKVGFVTMGQSEGGDDIPTIGIGMLGYGFMGKAHSNGYKTLAYMTWPPPLMPQLVSIAGRNEEAVAGAARRYGFSDHVTDWKQIIADDRVGVFDNSGPNNFHSEPTIAAAEAGKHVICEKPLGRSADESYETWKRVDATGVKAMVAFNYRFVPAVRLARMIIESGELGEIFHFRGSYLQEWIIDADFPMVWRLDKDVAGSGALGDLGAHVIDLARYLVGEISAVSAHTRTFVKNREGQAVTVDDAVESVVDFENGAVGTIEATRFASGRKNGLTFEINGSKGSISFDIERLNELQVHFRDSKPGDLAQGFRTVLVSEADHPFWQYWWPQGHMIGWEHTFVHEIHHFLSAIREDTEIGPHGATFEDGYRAAEICDAMLRSADNGAREQLQYRS, encoded by the coding sequence ATGAGCAAGGTCGGATTCGTCACGATGGGCCAGTCCGAGGGTGGGGACGACATCCCCACCATCGGGATCGGCATGCTCGGGTACGGGTTCATGGGCAAGGCCCACTCGAACGGGTACAAGACGCTCGCCTACATGACCTGGCCGCCGCCCCTGATGCCGCAGCTGGTGTCGATCGCCGGGCGCAACGAGGAGGCCGTCGCCGGTGCCGCGCGCCGCTACGGCTTCAGCGACCACGTCACGGACTGGAAGCAGATCATCGCCGACGACCGCGTGGGCGTGTTCGACAACTCCGGGCCCAACAACTTCCACTCCGAGCCGACGATCGCGGCCGCCGAGGCGGGCAAGCACGTGATCTGCGAGAAGCCGCTCGGGCGCAGCGCCGACGAGTCCTACGAGACGTGGAAGCGGGTGGACGCGACGGGGGTGAAGGCCATGGTGGCCTTCAACTACCGCTTCGTCCCGGCCGTCCGGCTCGCGCGCATGATCATCGAGTCGGGCGAGCTCGGGGAGATCTTCCACTTCCGCGGCAGCTACCTGCAGGAGTGGATCATCGACGCGGACTTCCCGATGGTCTGGCGCCTGGACAAGGACGTGGCCGGCTCGGGCGCGCTGGGCGACCTCGGCGCGCACGTGATCGACCTCGCGCGCTACCTCGTCGGCGAGATCTCGGCGGTCAGCGCGCACACGCGCACGTTCGTCAAGAACCGCGAGGGCCAGGCCGTGACGGTCGACGATGCCGTGGAGTCCGTCGTGGACTTCGAGAACGGCGCCGTCGGCACGATCGAGGCCACCCGCTTCGCCTCCGGGCGCAAGAACGGCCTGACGTTCGAGATCAACGGGTCCAAGGGCTCGATCTCGTTCGACATCGAGCGGCTGAACGAGCTCCAGGTCCACTTCCGCGACTCCAAGCCCGGCGACCTCGCCCAGGGCTTCCGCACGGTGCTCGTCAGCGAGGCCGACCACCCGTTCTGGCAGTACTGGTGGCCCCAGGGGCACATGATCGGCTGGGAGCACACGTTCGTGCACGAGATCCACCACTTCCTCTCGGCCATCCGCGAGGACACGGAGATCGGGCCGCACGGCGCCACCTTCGAGGACGGCTACCGCGCGGCGGAGATCTGCGACGCGATGCTGCGCTCGGCCGACAACGGCGCGCGCGAGCAGCTCCAGTACCGGTCCTAG
- a CDS encoding cysteine hydrolase family protein yields MPETALIVIDMLNTYDHEDGDALAESVRTALPQVVDLRDQAKEREDVLLIYSNDNYDEWHSGRHDLVEQALNGKHPDLVEPIAPTDPLPFIPKGRHSVFYQTAMSHVLKIEDVKRVVMVGQVTEQCILYSALDAYLRGFELVVPRDAVAHIDDELADAALKMMERNLHAELTPAAQVFAR; encoded by the coding sequence GTGCCTGAGACTGCCCTGATCGTCATCGACATGCTCAACACCTACGACCACGAGGACGGCGACGCGCTCGCGGAGTCGGTGCGGACGGCGTTGCCGCAGGTCGTCGACCTGCGCGACCAGGCCAAGGAGCGCGAGGACGTCCTGCTGATCTACAGCAACGACAACTACGACGAGTGGCACTCCGGCCGGCACGACCTCGTCGAGCAGGCGCTCAACGGCAAGCACCCCGACCTCGTCGAGCCGATCGCGCCGACCGACCCGCTGCCGTTCATCCCCAAGGGCCGGCACTCGGTCTTCTACCAGACGGCGATGAGCCACGTGCTCAAGATCGAGGACGTCAAGCGGGTGGTGATGGTCGGCCAGGTCACCGAGCAGTGCATCCTCTACTCGGCGCTGGACGCGTACCTGCGCGGCTTCGAGCTCGTCGTGCCGCGCGACGCGGTCGCGCACATCGACGACGAGCTCGCGGACGCGGCCCTGAAGATGATGGAGCGCAACCTGCACGCCGAGCTCACGCCCGCCGCGCAGGTCTTCGCGCGCTAG
- a CDS encoding DeoR/GlpR family DNA-binding transcription regulator, whose protein sequence is MSTTPPAVRRQQILERIQRDGGVSVADLARDLTVSSITVHRDLEQLSRDGLVERVHGGARALAAAGPAAAIPPTGWEQRAEASRGFKAAIAAHAAREVQSGSTIFLDSSSSCLALARQLVSESATNLTLVTNSPAIAYELADERMLVIVTPGELDQHMRLLAGRWTTDFLSGLNFELAFVSCAGVTLDAGLTTSRRALADVINVASANAARTVGLIDSNKFGRASLLTIARAQDLDAIVTDEGLDDVTAGEFRAAGTALEIAHS, encoded by the coding sequence TTGAGCACCACGCCTCCAGCCGTCCGGCGCCAGCAGATCCTCGAGCGCATCCAGCGTGACGGCGGCGTGTCCGTCGCCGACCTCGCGCGGGATCTGACCGTCTCGTCGATCACCGTCCACCGCGACCTCGAGCAGCTCTCCCGGGACGGGCTCGTGGAGCGCGTGCACGGGGGCGCACGGGCGTTGGCGGCGGCCGGCCCGGCGGCGGCGATCCCGCCCACGGGCTGGGAGCAGCGGGCGGAGGCCTCGCGGGGCTTCAAGGCGGCGATCGCCGCGCACGCCGCGCGCGAGGTGCAGTCGGGCTCCACGATCTTCCTGGACTCCTCGTCCTCCTGCCTCGCGCTGGCGCGGCAGCTGGTGAGCGAGTCCGCCACGAACCTGACGCTGGTGACGAACTCGCCGGCGATCGCCTACGAGCTCGCCGACGAGCGGATGCTGGTGATCGTCACGCCGGGCGAGCTGGACCAGCACATGCGGCTCCTCGCGGGCCGCTGGACGACCGACTTCCTGTCCGGGCTCAACTTCGAGCTGGCGTTCGTGTCGTGCGCGGGCGTCACGCTCGACGCGGGGCTCACGACGTCGCGCCGAGCACTCGCCGACGTGATCAACGTCGCGAGCGCGAACGCCGCCCGGACGGTGGGGTTGATCGACTCGAACAAGTTCGGGCGCGCGTCGTTGCTGACGATCGCCCGCGCGCAGGACCTGGACGCGATCGTCACGGACGAGGGCCTTGACGACGTGACCGCAGGGGAATTCCGAGCGGCCGGCACGGCGCTCGAGATCGCACATAGCTGA
- a CDS encoding creatininase family protein: MDLAPPDIAWFREKSDIILVPIGSCEQHGAHLPLGTDTITALEVARRAAEQADVPYTAPFWAGYSPQHMRETESSVGTITLRAETLNAVLYDILRSLIHHGWNKLILVNGHGSNVKVLDPLLRRIKYETGALVALYKPYAERYIGILEGLLDNPPEETPGWHASELETSQVMAHNASLVRMDRAAEDRAQAPEWLPDSFLKSDGAPDVQFEGYQYFSFPMDHGEFSRTGVIGNPMTATPEKGEEALQRFSGHLVRAIDEFRGLDVQVRRRAFEERV, translated from the coding sequence ATGGACCTCGCGCCGCCGGACATCGCGTGGTTCCGGGAGAAGTCGGACATCATCCTCGTCCCGATCGGCTCCTGCGAGCAGCACGGCGCGCACCTGCCGCTGGGCACGGACACGATCACGGCCCTGGAGGTCGCGCGGCGCGCGGCCGAGCAGGCCGACGTGCCGTACACCGCGCCCTTCTGGGCCGGCTACTCGCCGCAGCACATGCGCGAGACGGAGTCGTCGGTGGGCACGATCACGCTGCGCGCCGAGACGCTCAACGCGGTGCTCTACGACATCCTGCGCTCGCTCATCCACCACGGGTGGAACAAGCTCATCCTCGTCAACGGGCACGGCTCCAACGTCAAGGTGCTGGACCCGCTGCTGCGCCGGATCAAGTACGAGACGGGCGCGCTGGTCGCGCTCTACAAGCCGTACGCGGAGCGCTACATCGGCATCCTCGAAGGGCTGCTGGACAACCCGCCCGAGGAGACACCCGGCTGGCACGCGAGCGAGCTGGAGACCTCGCAGGTGATGGCGCACAACGCCTCGCTCGTGCGGATGGACCGCGCCGCCGAGGACCGCGCGCAGGCGCCGGAGTGGCTGCCGGACTCGTTCCTGAAGTCCGACGGCGCGCCCGACGTGCAGTTCGAGGGCTACCAGTACTTCTCGTTCCCGATGGACCACGGCGAGTTCTCGCGCACGGGCGTGATCGGCAACCCGATGACGGCCACGCCGGAGAAGGGCGAGGAGGCGCTGCAGCGCTTCAGCGGCCACCTCGTGCGGGCGATCGACGAGTTCCGCGGGCTGGACGTGCAGGTACGCCGCCGGGCGTTCGAGGAGCGAGTTTGA
- a CDS encoding luciferase family protein, with amino-acid sequence MPTIAEEVEAWPGITAGHGSRGEYAFKVGVREIGHLHGERVLHIGLPKPLWHELHDAGRIDYHPVFPGRPGFGARAIRSEDDKRDAIAILRLNYDRVIERYGLPTP; translated from the coding sequence ATGCCCACCATCGCTGAAGAGGTCGAGGCCTGGCCCGGCATCACCGCGGGACACGGCTCGCGCGGCGAGTACGCGTTCAAGGTCGGGGTGCGCGAGATCGGCCACCTGCACGGCGAGCGCGTCCTGCACATCGGCCTCCCCAAGCCGCTCTGGCACGAGCTTCACGACGCCGGCCGGATCGACTACCACCCCGTCTTCCCCGGCCGGCCCGGCTTCGGCGCGCGGGCGATCCGCAGCGAGGACGACAAGCGCGACGCGATCGCGATCCTGCGCCTGAACTACGACCGCGTGATCGAGCGCTACGGCCTCCCCACGCCGTGA
- a CDS encoding sugar phosphate isomerase/epimerase family protein: MGRPVTLFTGQWADLTFEELAAKVGEWEFDGLELATWGDHFEVPKALADPSYVKGRREVLERHGLNVWAIGAHLTGQAVCDVIDNRHQGVLDPEVWGDGDPEGVRQRAAERMKDTARAAAQLGVEVVTGFSGSSIWHLIYSFPPNDFADIERGYEDFAERWSPIIDVFDAEGVKFALEVHPTEIAYDFVTTRLALDALDNREGFGINFDPSHFAHQFLDSGEFVTEFADRIYHVHVKDSIKRLNGRRSILGSHINFGELERGWDFVSPGHGDVDFEDLFRALNRIGYQGPLSIEWEDSGMDRDWGAPDALAFVRRTDFSPSTVAFDAAFERKS; the protein is encoded by the coding sequence ATGGGACGACCCGTAACGCTGTTCACCGGTCAATGGGCCGATCTGACGTTCGAGGAGCTGGCCGCCAAGGTCGGCGAGTGGGAGTTCGACGGCCTCGAGCTGGCGACCTGGGGTGACCACTTCGAGGTGCCGAAGGCGCTGGCGGACCCGTCGTACGTCAAGGGGCGGCGCGAGGTGCTCGAGCGCCACGGGCTGAACGTCTGGGCGATCGGCGCGCATCTGACGGGCCAGGCGGTGTGCGACGTGATCGACAACCGCCATCAAGGCGTGCTGGACCCGGAGGTGTGGGGCGACGGTGATCCCGAGGGCGTGCGCCAGCGGGCCGCCGAGCGGATGAAGGACACGGCCCGCGCGGCCGCGCAGCTGGGCGTCGAGGTCGTGACCGGGTTCTCCGGCTCCTCGATCTGGCACCTCATCTACAGCTTCCCGCCGAACGACTTCGCCGACATCGAGCGCGGCTACGAGGACTTCGCCGAGCGCTGGTCGCCGATCATCGACGTGTTCGACGCGGAGGGCGTGAAGTTCGCGCTCGAGGTCCACCCGACGGAGATCGCCTACGACTTCGTCACGACGCGGCTCGCGCTCGACGCGCTGGACAACCGCGAGGGCTTCGGCATCAACTTCGACCCGTCGCACTTCGCGCACCAGTTCCTGGACAGCGGCGAGTTCGTGACCGAGTTCGCGGACCGGATCTACCACGTGCACGTCAAGGACTCGATCAAGCGCCTCAACGGCCGTCGGTCGATCCTGGGCTCGCACATCAACTTCGGTGAGCTCGAGCGCGGTTGGGACTTCGTCTCCCCCGGGCACGGCGACGTCGACTTCGAGGACCTGTTCCGCGCCCTGAACCGGATCGGCTACCAGGGCCCGCTCTCGATCGAGTGGGAAGACTCGGGCATGGACCGTGACTGGGGCGCGCCCGACGCGCTCGCCTTCGTGCGCCGCACCGATTTCTCCCCGTCCACCGTCGCGTTCGACGCGGCCTTCGAGCGGAAGTCCTGA
- a CDS encoding ATP-binding cassette domain-containing protein gives MIRVHGARVNNLKDVSVEIPKRRLTVFTGVSGSGKSSLVFGTIAAESQRLINETYSTFVQGFMPTLARPDVDVLDGITTAISVDQERMGANPRSTVGTVTDTDAMLRILYSRLAEPHIGGPGAYSFNVASASGSGGITVQRGDKTITESASFSRVGGMCPRCEGRGAISDFDLAALFDEEKSINEGAITIPGYSMDGWMGRIFRGSGFFDADKPIKSFNKRERHDLLYKEPTKVKIEGINLTYSGLIPSIQKSMLSKDVEAMQPHIRAFVERAVVFTTCPDCDGTRLSEAARSSKLAGKSIADLSTMQISDLAQWVSELDEPTVAPLLTALRETLDSFVDIGLGYLSLNRPSGTLSGGESQRTKMIRHLGSSLTDVTYVFDEPTIGLHPHDIQRMNDLLLQLRDKGNTVLVVEHKPETIAIADHVVDLGPLAGSGGGEIMFEGSFEALRAADTITGRHLDDRATLKAQVRTASDTLKVRGASTNNLQDVDVDIPLGVLVVLTGVAGSGKSSLIRGSVEGEEGVVTVDQGAIRGSRRSNPATYTGLLDPIRKAFAKANGVKPALFSANSEGACPNCNGAGVIYMDLGIMAGTPVPCEECEGKRFDASVLEYTFGGKDISQVLGMSVAEAEAFFADGDAKLPAAHKILDRLNAVGLGYLTIGQPLTTLSGGERQRLKLATHMADKGGIYVLDEPTTGLHLADVEQLLTLLDRLVDSGKSVIVIEHHQAVMAHADWIIDLGPGAGYEGGKVVFEGTPADLVAGRSTLTGEHLAEYVGV, from the coding sequence ATGATCCGCGTGCACGGCGCGCGCGTGAACAACCTCAAGGACGTCAGCGTCGAGATCCCCAAGCGGCGGCTGACGGTGTTCACCGGGGTCTCCGGGTCGGGCAAGAGCTCGCTGGTGTTCGGGACGATCGCGGCGGAGTCCCAGCGGCTGATCAACGAGACCTACAGCACGTTCGTGCAGGGGTTCATGCCGACGCTCGCGCGGCCGGACGTCGACGTGCTGGACGGCATCACGACCGCGATCAGCGTCGACCAGGAGCGGATGGGCGCGAACCCGCGCTCGACGGTCGGCACGGTCACGGACACCGACGCGATGCTGCGGATCCTCTACAGCCGGCTCGCGGAGCCCCACATCGGCGGGCCGGGCGCGTACTCGTTCAACGTGGCGTCGGCCAGCGGCAGCGGCGGCATCACCGTGCAGCGCGGCGACAAGACGATCACCGAGAGCGCGAGCTTCAGCCGCGTCGGCGGCATGTGCCCGCGCTGCGAGGGCCGCGGCGCGATCAGCGACTTCGACCTCGCCGCGTTGTTCGACGAGGAGAAGTCGATCAACGAGGGCGCGATCACGATCCCCGGCTACTCGATGGACGGCTGGATGGGCCGGATCTTCCGCGGATCGGGCTTCTTCGACGCCGACAAGCCGATCAAGTCGTTCAACAAGCGCGAGCGCCACGACCTCCTCTACAAGGAGCCGACCAAGGTCAAGATCGAGGGCATCAACCTCACGTACTCGGGCCTGATCCCGAGCATCCAGAAGTCGATGCTGTCCAAGGACGTGGAGGCGATGCAGCCGCACATCCGCGCGTTCGTGGAGCGCGCGGTGGTGTTCACGACCTGCCCGGACTGCGACGGCACGCGGCTCAGCGAGGCGGCGCGCAGCTCCAAGCTCGCCGGCAAGAGCATCGCCGACCTGTCGACGATGCAGATCTCCGACCTCGCGCAGTGGGTGTCGGAGCTCGACGAGCCGACGGTCGCGCCGCTGCTCACCGCGCTGCGGGAGACGCTCGACTCGTTCGTCGACATCGGGCTCGGCTACCTGTCGCTCAACCGCCCGTCGGGGACGCTGTCGGGCGGCGAGTCGCAGCGGACGAAGATGATCCGCCACCTCGGCTCGAGCCTCACCGACGTCACGTACGTCTTCGACGAGCCGACGATCGGCCTGCACCCGCACGACATCCAGCGCATGAACGACCTGCTCCTGCAGCTGCGCGACAAGGGCAACACGGTGCTGGTGGTCGAGCACAAGCCGGAGACGATCGCGATCGCCGACCACGTCGTCGATCTCGGGCCGCTGGCGGGCTCCGGCGGTGGCGAGATCATGTTCGAGGGCTCGTTCGAGGCGCTCCGCGCGGCCGACACGATCACCGGCCGCCACCTCGACGACCGCGCGACGCTCAAGGCGCAGGTGCGCACCGCGTCCGACACGCTCAAGGTCCGCGGCGCGAGCACGAACAACCTGCAGGACGTCGACGTGGACATCCCGCTCGGCGTGCTCGTCGTGCTGACCGGCGTCGCCGGCTCCGGGAAGAGCTCGCTCATCCGCGGCTCGGTCGAAGGCGAAGAGGGTGTCGTCACGGTCGACCAGGGCGCGATCCGCGGCTCGCGGCGGTCGAACCCGGCCACCTACACCGGCCTGCTCGACCCGATCCGCAAGGCGTTCGCGAAGGCCAACGGCGTCAAGCCGGCCCTGTTCAGCGCGAACTCCGAGGGCGCGTGCCCGAACTGCAACGGCGCGGGCGTGATCTACATGGACCTCGGGATCATGGCCGGGACGCCCGTGCCGTGCGAGGAGTGCGAGGGCAAGCGCTTCGACGCGTCCGTGCTCGAGTACACGTTCGGCGGCAAGGACATCAGCCAGGTGCTGGGCATGTCCGTGGCCGAGGCCGAGGCGTTCTTCGCCGACGGCGACGCCAAGCTCCCCGCGGCTCACAAGATCCTCGACCGGCTCAACGCGGTCGGCCTCGGCTACCTGACGATCGGCCAGCCGCTCACCACGCTCTCCGGCGGTGAGCGCCAGCGGCTGAAGCTCGCCACGCACATGGCCGACAAGGGCGGGATCTACGTCCTGGACGAGCCGACCACCGGCCTGCACCTGGCCGACGTCGAGCAGCTGCTCACGTTGCTCGACCGGCTCGTGGACTCCGGCAAGTCGGTGATCGTGATCGAGCACCACCAGGCCGTGATGGCGCACGCCGACTGGATCATCGACCTCGGCCCGGGCGCGGGCTACGAGGGCGGCAAGGTCGTGTTCGAGGGCACGCCGGCGGACCTCGTCGCCGGGCGCTCGACCCTCACGGGCGAGCACCTGGCCGAGTACGTCGGGGTCTAG
- a CDS encoding sugar phosphate isomerase/epimerase family protein — protein sequence MHNWMRPEPIERTIERLGRLGYDGIEISGEPGLYDVDHVRRLLEEHQVECWGAVTLMMGARDLCHEDRYMRIGSVEYVKDCLTLVSRLGGKIVTVVPSTVGKITPMGSPADEWRWCVESLRECQAHAETVGVRIGLEPLNRFETYFLNRCEQALALCEAVGGNMGVSLDTFHMNIEEADLIEAIHQTGDRLVDFHVADNNRMPPGHGALDWSAIVRALQTIGYQGHMTAEFVASPDRSAVSDREIGDASEAGGGPGMEKFLRDHSTGAVPEVYYDRYAQQSIDHLRAALAESASTV from the coding sequence ATGCACAACTGGATGCGTCCGGAGCCGATCGAGCGCACGATCGAGCGACTCGGGCGTCTGGGCTACGACGGGATCGAGATCTCCGGCGAGCCGGGCCTCTACGACGTCGACCACGTCCGCAGGCTGCTCGAGGAGCATCAGGTCGAGTGCTGGGGCGCGGTGACGCTGATGATGGGCGCGCGCGACCTGTGCCACGAGGACCGTTACATGCGGATCGGCAGCGTCGAGTACGTCAAGGACTGCCTGACGCTCGTCTCCCGCCTGGGCGGCAAGATCGTCACGGTCGTCCCGTCGACGGTCGGCAAGATCACGCCGATGGGCTCGCCCGCGGACGAGTGGCGCTGGTGCGTCGAGTCCCTGCGCGAGTGCCAGGCGCACGCGGAGACGGTCGGCGTGCGGATCGGCCTGGAGCCGCTGAACCGCTTCGAGACGTACTTCCTCAACCGCTGCGAGCAGGCGCTCGCGCTGTGCGAGGCGGTCGGCGGGAACATGGGCGTGTCGCTCGACACGTTCCACATGAACATCGAGGAAGCCGACCTGATCGAGGCCATTCACCAGACCGGTGACCGGCTCGTGGACTTCCACGTCGCCGACAACAACCGGATGCCTCCCGGCCACGGCGCGCTCGACTGGTCCGCGATCGTGCGGGCGCTGCAGACCATCGGCTACCAGGGCCACATGACGGCCGAGTTCGTCGCCTCGCCCGACCGCAGCGCGGTCTCCGACCGCGAGATCGGCGACGCCTCCGAGGCCGGCGGCGGGCCGGGCATGGAGAAGTTCCTGCGCGACCACTCGACCGGTGCCGTGCCGGAGGTCTACTACGACCGCTACGCGCAGCAGAGCATCGACCACCTCCGAGCCGCGCTCGCGGAGAGCGCTTCCACGGTCTGA
- a CDS encoding zinc-binding dehydrogenase, which produces MRAVWLRAFGPPANLVVGEAPDPEGEAIEVAYANITFVETQVRAGRGPFPVNLPMIPGNGVGGWLDGRRVVASLNGSGGYAEQAIGGEVFDVPDGLALDDAVALLADGRTATLLTDAAAIRPGERVLVLAAAGGVGTLLVQLAVRAGAEVVGAASPAKHELVRSLGASAAGYELEEGQSLFEFDVAFDGVGGAAARAAFEALAPGGRMLSYGLASGTWADISAEEAAARGVTLVRAGRPTRDHTERALASGLRPVIGQRFPLDRAAEAHAAIEARATTGKTLLVVA; this is translated from the coding sequence GTGAGAGCGGTCTGGCTGCGAGCCTTCGGGCCGCCCGCGAACCTCGTCGTGGGCGAAGCGCCGGACCCCGAGGGCGAAGCCATCGAGGTCGCGTACGCGAACATCACGTTCGTCGAGACGCAGGTGCGCGCGGGCCGCGGCCCGTTCCCGGTGAACCTGCCGATGATCCCGGGCAATGGCGTCGGCGGGTGGTTGGACGGTCGCCGCGTGGTGGCCTCGCTGAACGGCAGCGGCGGATACGCGGAGCAGGCGATCGGCGGCGAGGTGTTCGACGTCCCGGACGGCCTGGCGCTGGACGACGCGGTCGCGTTGCTCGCCGACGGCCGCACGGCGACGCTGCTCACCGACGCGGCCGCGATCCGGCCGGGCGAGCGCGTGCTGGTCCTCGCGGCGGCGGGCGGCGTCGGCACGCTGCTCGTCCAGCTCGCGGTGCGCGCGGGCGCCGAAGTGGTCGGCGCCGCGAGCCCGGCCAAGCACGAGCTCGTCCGCTCCCTCGGCGCTTCCGCTGCCGGCTACGAACTTGAAGAGGGACAGTCCCTCTTTGAGTTCGACGTCGCGTTCGACGGGGTCGGCGGCGCCGCTGCCCGCGCCGCGTTCGAGGCGCTCGCGCCTGGCGGGCGGATGCTGTCCTACGGGCTCGCGAGCGGCACGTGGGCGGACATCTCGGCGGAAGAGGCGGCGGCGCGTGGCGTCACGCTGGTGCGCGCCGGGCGGCCGACGCGCGACCACACCGAGCGCGCGCTGGCGAGCGGGTTGCGGCCCGTGATCGGCCAGCGGTTCCCGCTCGACCGTGCCGCCGAGGCCCACGCCGCGATCGAGGCGCGGGCGACGACCGGCAAGACGTTGCTCGTCGTCGCGTGA